A single window of Paenibacillus sp. FSL H8-0537 DNA harbors:
- the uca gene encoding urea carboxylase has protein sequence MFAKVLIANRGAIAVRIERTLRKLGVQSVAVYTQADQDSRHVDDADEAVWIGDGPAKESYLNAELILQTAIASGAEAIHPGYGFLSENADFARACAERGIVFIGPTPEQMEQFGLKHSARELAQKAGVPMLPGTDLIDSVEEAVLHAQQIGYPVILKSTAGGGGIGMRVCDDEQALLAAYEGVRHLAETNFKNGGMFLEKYIAKARHVEVQIFGNSYGEIVALGERDCSVQRRNQKVLEESPAPHLPAAVRAAMMESATRLAAEVGYRSAGTVEYLYDPETAAFYFLEVNTRLQVEHGVTEEVLGLDLVEWMVREAAGELRELQSLVGEPQGHSIQARIYAEDCLQGFRPSAGQLDQARFSEQARNETWVRDGMTITTLYDPMLAKIIVHGADREDALRKLGGALAQTRMYGLTTNLQYVQALLADAACKEGLVYTRMLEDFAPVEQAIEVLDGGVQTTVQDWPGRVGHWDVGVPPCGPMDPYSFRLGNKLLGNSDQAAGLELTLRGGSYRFRDAMRFCLTGADMQAKLDGELVPLYAPLLAKAGQVLSFGEAAAGLRTYLQIAGGLDMPLILGSAATFTLGGFGGHGGRALRAGDVLRVHGAGSTLSHEIAVSERLPKQQSEQQSEQLSEQRSELPRDGLSVPLAEGLPPAYRPAIGRQWTIGVIPGPHCTEEFLRPEYLKQLTDTQWEVHFNSSRTGVRLIGPAPLWTREDGGEAGLHPSNIHDNAYAVGTLDLTGDMPILLGPDGPSLGGFVCPVTTASAEFWKLGQLHPGDKVYFQLLTLEEADALRDAQEANLRALGEGDTAFLQELTLPEPRKQLLSPSYPLLVSEEAGRRFPISIRCSGDENLLVEYGELKLDILLRFQVHVLMEAIRADASLPVLDLTPGIRSLQVHIDRTRITAYDACRRLLELDSALPPLETIEVPSRIVRLPLSWDDPSTQLAIDRYQQTVRPDAPWCPSNIEFIRRINGLDGRQDVQRIVFDASYLVLGLGDVYLGAPVATPIDPRHRLVTTKYNPARTWTPENAVGIGGAYMCVYGMEGPGGYQFVGRTIQMWNKLRTTKSFTAGKPWLLRFFDQIQFYPVAADELLKMREDFPRGRFDVEITETTFELKDYLAFLASIEQDAESFRATQQAAFKAERKSWKALGLAEYVSEQDGAAQSEEEELPAGAEAIRCNMPGSVWKVLVQPGARVKKGDTLIIVESMKMEFSQQASCDGVVASIYVKPGDEVHTGQLVAGIMQVQKEVSLV, from the coding sequence ATGTTTGCAAAGGTACTGATCGCAAATCGCGGCGCAATTGCCGTGAGAATCGAGCGCACGCTGCGCAAGCTAGGTGTTCAATCTGTCGCTGTCTATACGCAGGCGGATCAAGACAGCAGGCATGTCGATGACGCCGATGAGGCGGTGTGGATCGGGGATGGGCCTGCCAAAGAAAGCTACTTGAATGCGGAGCTCATTCTTCAGACGGCGATAGCGTCAGGTGCGGAGGCGATTCATCCGGGCTATGGATTTTTGAGCGAAAATGCAGACTTTGCCCGTGCCTGTGCCGAACGCGGTATCGTATTCATCGGCCCGACCCCGGAGCAAATGGAGCAGTTTGGGCTTAAGCATTCCGCCAGAGAGCTGGCGCAGAAGGCTGGCGTGCCAATGCTGCCGGGAACCGACCTGATTGACAGTGTGGAGGAAGCAGTACTGCATGCACAGCAAATCGGATATCCGGTTATTCTGAAAAGCACGGCAGGCGGCGGCGGTATCGGCATGCGGGTGTGTGACGATGAGCAGGCGCTGCTTGCTGCCTATGAGGGTGTTCGTCATCTGGCGGAGACGAATTTCAAGAACGGCGGGATGTTTTTGGAAAAATACATCGCCAAGGCACGTCATGTCGAGGTGCAAATTTTCGGTAACAGCTACGGTGAGATTGTTGCACTTGGTGAACGGGATTGCTCCGTGCAGCGGCGCAATCAGAAGGTGTTGGAGGAAAGTCCGGCTCCCCATTTGCCCGCTGCCGTTCGCGCGGCCATGATGGAATCGGCAACGAGGCTTGCAGCCGAGGTGGGCTACCGCAGTGCGGGGACGGTGGAATATTTATATGACCCCGAAACGGCTGCGTTTTATTTTCTCGAAGTGAACACACGGCTTCAGGTGGAGCATGGCGTGACGGAAGAGGTGCTTGGGCTCGATCTGGTGGAATGGATGGTGCGGGAAGCGGCGGGTGAGCTGCGCGAGCTGCAATCATTAGTGGGGGAGCCGCAGGGACATAGCATTCAGGCTCGCATCTATGCGGAGGATTGCTTGCAGGGCTTCCGTCCAAGTGCGGGGCAGCTGGATCAAGCGAGATTTTCAGAGCAGGCGCGCAATGAAACATGGGTGAGGGACGGCATGACCATTACGACGCTGTATGACCCGATGCTGGCAAAAATCATCGTGCATGGTGCGGATCGCGAGGATGCTCTGCGGAAGCTGGGTGGGGCGCTGGCGCAGACGCGGATGTACGGCCTGACGACGAATTTACAGTACGTGCAAGCGCTGCTTGCGGATGCAGCTTGCAAGGAGGGGCTTGTTTATACGCGGATGCTGGAGGATTTTGCGCCAGTTGAGCAAGCCATCGAGGTGCTGGACGGCGGCGTGCAGACGACGGTGCAGGATTGGCCCGGAAGAGTTGGACATTGGGATGTTGGTGTGCCGCCATGCGGACCGATGGACCCTTACTCGTTCCGCCTAGGCAACAAGCTGCTCGGCAATTCGGATCAGGCGGCGGGCCTTGAGCTGACGCTGCGTGGCGGTTCTTATCGCTTCCGCGATGCGATGCGATTTTGCCTGACGGGTGCTGATATGCAGGCGAAGCTGGATGGCGAGCTTGTACCGCTGTATGCGCCTTTACTGGCGAAGGCGGGGCAGGTGCTCAGCTTCGGCGAGGCAGCCGCTGGGCTGCGGACGTATTTGCAGATTGCAGGCGGGCTGGATATGCCGCTCATTCTGGGCAGTGCCGCAACGTTTACGCTGGGCGGCTTTGGCGGTCATGGCGGCCGGGCGCTGCGAGCTGGTGATGTGCTGAGAGTTCACGGTGCTGGCAGCACGCTATCTCATGAAATAGCGGTCTCTGAACGACTGCCGAAACAGCAATCTGAACAGCAATCTGAGCAGCTTTCTGAACAACGTTCGGAGCTGCCGCGAGACGGTTTATCCGTACCGTTGGCAGAGGGGCTTCCTCCTGCTTACCGTCCGGCTATTGGGAGACAATGGACGATTGGTGTCATACCGGGACCGCATTGTACAGAGGAATTTTTGCGGCCGGAGTATTTAAAGCAATTAACCGATACGCAGTGGGAGGTTCACTTTAACAGCTCCCGTACAGGAGTGCGTTTAATTGGTCCTGCGCCGCTTTGGACTAGAGAGGATGGCGGAGAAGCGGGGCTGCATCCTTCGAATATTCACGACAATGCCTATGCTGTGGGAACGCTTGATTTGACGGGCGATATGCCGATTCTGCTGGGGCCCGATGGCCCGAGCCTGGGTGGTTTCGTATGCCCGGTCACGACGGCTTCCGCTGAGTTTTGGAAGCTGGGGCAGCTGCATCCCGGCGACAAGGTTTATTTTCAGCTATTGACGCTTGAAGAGGCTGATGCGCTGCGCGATGCGCAGGAAGCTAATTTGCGGGCGCTGGGTGAAGGAGACACGGCGTTTCTGCAAGAGCTGACGCTTCCTGAGCCTAGGAAGCAGTTGCTTTCTCCATCCTATCCGCTGCTCGTTAGCGAGGAGGCGGGGCGGCGGTTTCCTATCTCCATTCGGTGCAGCGGGGATGAAAATTTGCTCGTGGAATATGGCGAGCTGAAGCTGGACATTTTGCTCCGTTTTCAGGTGCATGTGCTGATGGAGGCGATTCGGGCGGATGCTTCGCTTCCTGTACTCGATCTGACGCCGGGCATTCGCTCGCTGCAGGTGCATATCGATCGCACTCGCATCACGGCCTACGATGCTTGCCGCCGCTTGCTGGAGCTGGATAGCGCGCTGCCGCCGCTTGAAACCATTGAAGTTCCGTCGCGAATTGTCCGGCTCCCGCTTTCGTGGGATGATCCGTCCACGCAGCTGGCGATAGACCGCTATCAGCAAACGGTGCGTCCGGATGCTCCTTGGTGCCCAAGCAATATAGAGTTCATTCGGCGCATCAATGGTTTGGATGGTAGGCAGGATGTGCAGCGAATCGTTTTCGATGCCAGTTATCTTGTGCTAGGTTTGGGCGATGTGTATTTGGGCGCACCTGTTGCGACGCCAATTGATCCGCGGCATCGTCTGGTGACGACTAAATATAATCCGGCGCGAACGTGGACGCCTGAAAATGCCGTCGGAATTGGCGGAGCTTACATGTGTGTCTATGGCATGGAAGGGCCGGGCGGCTATCAATTTGTTGGGCGCACGATTCAAATGTGGAACAAGCTGCGAACGACGAAGAGCTTTACGGCGGGCAAGCCGTGGCTGCTGCGGTTTTTTGACCAAATTCAGTTTTATCCGGTTGCTGCGGATGAGTTGTTGAAGATGCGTGAAGACTTTCCACGCGGGCGCTTTGATGTCGAAATTACGGAGACAACCTTCGAGCTGAAAGACTATTTGGCGTTTCTCGCTTCTATTGAACAAGATGCGGAGTCGTTCCGTGCTACCCAGCAGGCTGCGTTCAAGGCCGAGCGCAAGAGCTGGAAGGCGCTAGGGCTTGCGGAATATGTCTCCGAGCAGGATGGCGCGGCTCAAAGCGAAGAAGAGGAGCTGCCTGCTGGGGCGGAGGCCATTCGCTGCAATATGCCGGGAAGTGTGTGGAAGGTGCTTGTACAGCCGGGCGCTCGAGTGAAAAAGGGCGATACGCTTATTATTGTAGAAAGCATGAAAATGGAGTTTTCCCAGCAGGCATCCTGTGATGGGGTTGTTGCCTCGATCTATGTCAAGCCTGGTGATGAGGTTCATACCGGCCAGCTTGTTGCTGGCATTATGCAAGTCCAGAAAGAGGTGTCGCTCGTATGA
- the atzF gene encoding allophanate hydrolase translates to MTAVTFPEVLTMQWLREKYTTKQLAPEAVIEEIISRSERDAAMNIWITPPSLMQLRPYLERLALLDPAQTPLWGIPFAVKDNIDVAGFPTTAACAEFAYTPGENATVVERLVQAGAIPLGKTNLDQFATGLVGMRSPYGEAHNALRPELISGGSSSGSAVAVARGQAVFSLGTDTAGSGRVPAALNGLVGFKPTLGAWPTKGVVPACASLDCVTVFAHSIDDALAVDSSARGLDPADPWSRDVVRSASGLPSKLYLPQERPAFYGPFADEYARAWEGSIQQLQALGISIEYVDCSLFAEAAAELYEGPWVAERWADLSEFIESHPGALVPATEQVLRSGAAERHTAASVFASMHRLQAFKLAAKFLLGDAVLVMPTCGGTWTREQVREQPIQTNTAMGAYTNHCNLLDLSAVALPSGEAAERLPFGITLFALADQEHLLEGLGRLYADRTMESRSSERAKCSLNNAIAKVSSEASEAFDSDQTTLVAVCGLHMRGFALEQQMLAFEASFVREANTAAKYELIKLDTTPAKPGMIKLEQGGASVAVELWRMPLSRFGAFAALIPAPLGIGKVELEGGEEVPGFICEGYALERAERISEYGGWREYRRAMSLM, encoded by the coding sequence ATGACGGCTGTTACTTTTCCTGAAGTGCTCACGATGCAGTGGCTGCGTGAAAAATATACCACCAAGCAGCTTGCGCCTGAGGCGGTTATTGAAGAAATCATCAGCCGTTCCGAGCGAGATGCGGCTATGAATATCTGGATTACGCCGCCTTCTCTTATGCAGCTGCGCCCTTATCTGGAGCGGCTCGCGCTGCTTGATCCGGCACAAACGCCGCTCTGGGGCATCCCTTTCGCAGTCAAGGACAATATCGACGTTGCGGGCTTTCCGACAACGGCAGCTTGTGCGGAATTTGCCTATACGCCAGGCGAGAACGCCACTGTAGTGGAGCGTTTGGTTCAGGCGGGGGCTATCCCGCTAGGCAAAACCAACCTCGACCAATTTGCCACCGGCTTGGTCGGCATGAGAAGCCCTTACGGCGAGGCGCATAATGCTTTGCGCCCCGAGCTGATCAGCGGCGGCTCGAGCTCCGGCTCGGCTGTCGCTGTTGCCCGCGGCCAAGCGGTATTCTCGCTTGGCACAGACACCGCTGGCTCCGGCCGTGTGCCTGCCGCGCTGAACGGGCTTGTCGGCTTTAAGCCGACCCTTGGCGCGTGGCCGACTAAGGGCGTCGTGCCTGCCTGCGCCAGTCTGGACTGTGTGACGGTATTCGCCCACAGTATAGATGATGCGCTCGCCGTGGACAGCTCCGCTCGCGGCCTGGATCCTGCCGATCCATGGTCAAGGGACGTTGTACGCTCTGCCAGTGGTCTGCCGTCCAAGCTGTATTTGCCTCAGGAACGTCCAGCCTTTTACGGACCATTCGCTGACGAATATGCCCGGGCATGGGAGGGCTCAATTCAGCAATTGCAAGCGCTTGGGATCTCCATTGAATATGTGGATTGCAGCTTGTTTGCAGAAGCGGCAGCTGAGTTGTATGAAGGTCCTTGGGTAGCGGAGCGCTGGGCTGATCTGAGCGAATTTATCGAAAGCCACCCTGGGGCTTTAGTGCCTGCAACGGAGCAGGTGCTTCGTTCGGGAGCGGCAGAGCGCCATACGGCAGCTTCTGTATTTGCTTCCATGCATCGCTTGCAGGCTTTCAAGCTGGCGGCGAAATTCCTGCTCGGTGATGCGGTGCTGGTAATGCCGACCTGTGGCGGAACGTGGACGCGGGAGCAGGTTCGCGAGCAGCCGATACAGACGAATACGGCAATGGGAGCTTATACAAACCATTGCAATTTGCTTGATTTGAGCGCGGTTGCCCTTCCTTCGGGAGAGGCGGCGGAAAGGCTTCCTTTTGGCATAACGCTGTTCGCTTTAGCAGATCAAGAGCATTTGCTTGAAGGCTTGGGAAGATTGTATGCCGACCGGACAATGGAGTCTAGGTCGTCGGAACGAGCGAAATGCAGTCTGAATAACGCTATTGCAAAGGTGTCATCTGAAGCATCTGAAGCATTCGACTCCGATCAGACGACGCTCGTCGCTGTGTGTGGTCTCCATATGCGCGGATTTGCTTTGGAGCAGCAAATGCTCGCCTTCGAAGCGAGCTTTGTCAGGGAAGCGAACACGGCGGCTAAGTACGAGCTGATCAAGCTCGATACGACGCCTGCAAAGCCTGGCATGATCAAGCTGGAGCAGGGCGGTGCATCGGTCGCGGTGGAGCTTTGGCGAATGCCGCTTTCGCGTTTCGGTGCGTTTGCAGCCCTTATACCGGCACCTCTGGGGATAGGGAAAGTGGAGCTGGAAGGTGGTGAAGAGGTGCCAGGCTTCATCTGTGAAGGTTATGCTCTTGAGCGGGCGGAGCGGATTTCTGAGTATGGCGGCTGGAGGGAATATCGGCGAGCAATGAGTCTAATGTAA
- a CDS encoding ABC transporter ATP-binding protein: MEIRDLHKVYETRKSSFEALRDIQLTIGSNEFLTILGPSGCGKSTLLRMVAGLDEPSSGMLALDGEEIVGPGAERGMVFQGYTLFPWLTVRENIEYGLKLQGIPTLARRAISNYWLKIIRLERFDKTYPKQLSGGMKQRVAIARALANRPKVLLMDEPFGALDAQTKLEMQEMLLDVWQKEKTTVLFITHDIDEAIFLSQRIVVMGAGPGRILKQFEVNLPAERSPEVREHKAFLALKRELAELLKHD, encoded by the coding sequence ATTGAAATTCGCGATCTGCATAAGGTATACGAGACGAGAAAAAGCAGCTTTGAAGCGCTGCGCGATATTCAGCTCACCATCGGCTCCAATGAATTTTTAACGATACTTGGCCCGTCCGGCTGCGGCAAATCTACGCTGCTTCGCATGGTCGCCGGGCTTGATGAGCCTTCGAGCGGCATGCTTGCCTTGGATGGAGAAGAAATCGTCGGCCCGGGCGCTGAGCGAGGCATGGTATTTCAGGGCTATACGCTGTTTCCGTGGCTGACGGTGCGTGAAAATATTGAATATGGTCTCAAGCTGCAAGGGATACCAACACTTGCACGCCGTGCCATCTCCAATTATTGGCTCAAAATCATTCGTCTTGAGCGATTCGACAAGACTTATCCAAAGCAGCTTTCTGGGGGCATGAAGCAGCGGGTTGCCATTGCCAGAGCGCTTGCCAATCGTCCAAAGGTACTGCTGATGGATGAGCCATTTGGCGCCTTGGATGCCCAGACAAAGCTGGAGATGCAGGAGATGCTGCTGGATGTGTGGCAAAAGGAGAAAACCACCGTGCTTTTCATTACGCACGATATTGATGAAGCGATCTTTCTGTCGCAGCGCATTGTCGTAATGGGGGCTGGCCCAGGGCGGATTTTAAAGCAATTTGAAGTGAATTTGCCTGCAGAGCGCTCGCCGGAGGTACGTGAGCACAAAGCGTTTTTAGCTTTAAAGCGGGAGCTTGCCGAACTGCTGAAGCATGATTGA
- the spoVT gene encoding stage V sporulation protein T, translating into MKATGIVRRIDDLGRVVIPKEIRRTLRIREGDPLEIFVDRDGEVILKKYSPIGELGDFAKEYAESLFESTNHVALISDRDTIIAVAGASKKDLLDKQVGPILESCMENRKAVAETTPGAYEMIKDISDTFSAFVIAPIIAGGDPIGTVVLLSKDETVKMSIMEQKMAETAAGFLAKQMEQ; encoded by the coding sequence ATGAAAGCAACTGGAATTGTACGCCGCATTGATGATCTTGGGCGTGTAGTTATTCCGAAGGAAATTCGCCGGACACTACGCATTCGGGAAGGTGACCCGCTTGAAATATTTGTGGATCGCGACGGGGAGGTTATTCTTAAGAAGTACTCTCCTATTGGCGAACTCGGGGATTTTGCCAAAGAATACGCAGAATCGTTGTTTGAGAGCACGAATCATGTGGCGCTCATCTCTGACCGGGATACGATTATTGCGGTAGCCGGCGCCTCCAAGAAAGATCTGCTGGACAAGCAGGTTGGGCCGATACTGGAAAGCTGCATGGAGAACCGCAAAGCTGTAGCTGAAACGACTCCGGGGGCTTATGAGATGATTAAAGATATAAGTGACACGTTCTCAGCCTTCGTTATAGCGCCGATTATTGCAGGCGGAGACCCGATTGGTACCGTTGTGCTGCTAAGCAAGGATGAAACTGTGAAAATGTCGATTATGGAGCAAAAAATGGCGGAGACTGCTGCTGGCTTTTTAGCGAAGCAAATGGAGCAGTAA
- the mazG gene encoding nucleoside triphosphate pyrophosphohydrolase → MSEPHITVVGLGSGDADQMTLGVWRRLQQAARVYVRTEQHPAITLLKEHQLAYTSFDSVYEQHDTFPEVYEAIAATLLLGAQSSQGEVVYAVPGHPMVAERTVQLLRERCTDAGVQLDIIGGESFLDQAFIRLGIDPIEGFALLDAAELQPAMLQPRVHTIIGQIYDAFTASDVKLALMERYPDDFEVVIGHALGVAGEEQIIRVPLYELDRTPGFGNLSLLFVPRTTEDAVLNRSFDRLHEIVTILRSPEGCPWDREQTHSSIRKNFIEELYEALEAIDNDDPDGMREEFGDVILQVMLHSQMEEETGAFTVYDVIETLNEKLLFRHPHVFGASSATDADEALGNWEQMKAEEKERNGTAASRQSQLDGIPPDLPALLKAYKLQKKAAKVGFDWDDLGPVLDKIQEELSELREAIASKDELEQVGELGDLLFAVVNAARFIHADPEEALTMTNRKFKSRFAYIEEQLRINNKTFDQTDLTEMDRWWEEAKRQ, encoded by the coding sequence ATGAGTGAACCACATATTACGGTTGTCGGTCTTGGTTCTGGCGACGCCGATCAAATGACGCTTGGCGTATGGCGCAGGCTCCAGCAGGCGGCCCGCGTCTATGTCAGGACGGAGCAGCACCCGGCGATAACGCTTCTTAAGGAGCATCAGCTTGCGTATACCTCGTTTGATTCGGTGTACGAACAGCATGATACGTTCCCAGAGGTGTATGAGGCGATAGCGGCCACGCTGCTGTTAGGGGCGCAATCGTCGCAGGGAGAGGTCGTGTACGCCGTTCCGGGGCATCCGATGGTCGCAGAACGTACAGTTCAGCTGCTCCGCGAGCGTTGTACGGATGCGGGCGTGCAGCTTGACATTATCGGTGGAGAAAGCTTCTTGGATCAAGCGTTTATTCGGCTTGGCATCGATCCGATCGAGGGTTTTGCGCTGCTGGATGCCGCAGAGCTTCAGCCCGCCATGCTTCAACCGCGCGTACATACGATTATTGGGCAAATTTACGATGCGTTTACCGCATCAGACGTAAAGCTGGCTCTGATGGAGCGTTATCCTGATGATTTCGAGGTTGTCATTGGCCATGCGCTTGGCGTTGCCGGCGAGGAGCAAATTATTCGGGTGCCCCTTTATGAGCTGGATCGCACACCTGGCTTTGGCAATCTTTCATTGCTGTTCGTGCCGCGTACGACGGAGGATGCGGTGCTGAACCGTTCTTTTGACCGCCTGCACGAGATTGTGACGATTTTGCGCAGCCCCGAGGGCTGTCCGTGGGATCGGGAGCAGACGCACTCGTCTATCCGCAAAAACTTTATCGAAGAGCTCTACGAGGCGCTTGAAGCGATTGATAATGATGATCCGGACGGCATGCGCGAGGAGTTTGGCGATGTGATTTTGCAGGTGATGCTGCATAGCCAGATGGAGGAGGAGACTGGCGCGTTCACCGTCTATGATGTCATTGAGACGCTGAACGAGAAGCTGTTGTTCCGTCATCCGCATGTATTTGGCGCCAGCAGTGCCACGGATGCTGATGAAGCGCTAGGCAACTGGGAGCAAATGAAGGCTGAGGAGAAGGAGCGCAATGGCACAGCCGCCAGCCGCCAATCTCAGTTGGATGGCATTCCGCCAGACCTTCCAGCGCTGTTGAAGGCATACAAGCTTCAGAAGAAGGCGGCGAAGGTAGGGTTTGACTGGGATGACCTCGGGCCTGTGCTGGATAAAATCCAAGAGGAGCTCTCCGAGCTTCGCGAAGCGATTGCCTCGAAGGATGAGCTCGAGCAGGTGGGCGAGCTAGGCGATTTGCTGTTTGCCGTCGTCAATGCAGCGAGATTCATTCATGCTGATCCAGAGGAAGCGCTGACGATGACGAACCGGAAGTTCAAGTCGCGTTTTGCTTATATTGAAGAGCAGCTTCGTATAAACAACAAAACATTTGACCAGACTGATTTAACAGAAATGGACCGCTGGTGGGAAGAAGCAAAGCGACAGTAA
- a CDS encoding HU family DNA-binding protein: MNKTDLINNIATKSGLTKRDVEAVLNGFLGEVTDALAGGDKVQLIGFGTFETRTRSSRVGRNPQTGKEINIPESKVPAFKAGNKLKEAIQ; this comes from the coding sequence ATGAACAAAACAGATTTGATTAACAACATTGCAACAAAAAGCGGTTTGACTAAACGCGATGTAGAGGCTGTTCTTAACGGCTTTCTTGGTGAAGTAACAGATGCTCTTGCTGGTGGAGACAAAGTACAATTGATCGGCTTCGGTACTTTCGAAACGCGCACACGCTCAAGCCGTGTTGGCCGCAACCCACAAACAGGCAAAGAGATTAACATTCCAGAATCGAAAGTTCCTGCATTCAAAGCAGGCAACAAGCTGAAAGAAGCTATCCAATAA
- a CDS encoding RNA-binding S4 domain-containing protein — MRLDKFLKVSRLIKRRTVAKDVSEQGRVWINGREAKASSAVKVGDELAIQYGQKTVTVRIERIAETTRKDEAGELYTVLKEEQRPRDNDLEWQ; from the coding sequence ATGCGTCTGGATAAGTTTCTCAAAGTATCCCGCCTGATCAAGCGGCGCACAGTCGCCAAAGATGTGTCCGAGCAGGGGCGCGTCTGGATCAACGGCCGCGAAGCGAAAGCGAGCAGCGCCGTAAAGGTTGGGGATGAGCTTGCTATCCAATACGGGCAGAAGACAGTAACCGTTCGAATTGAGCGAATTGCCGAAACGACCCGCAAGGATGAAGCCGGTGAGCTCTACACGGTGCTGAAGGAAGAACAGCGTCCGCGTGACAATGATCTTGAATGGCAATAA
- a CDS encoding histidine phosphatase family protein gives MTRIGWIRHGVTQWNIEGRAQGSTDIPLNEEGKRQAAVLAERLSKEEWHHIYSSDLQRALVTAETVAARLGGGMAVKQDERLREMGGGLLEGMTEAERILKWGADWRKVDWQGESHESVIGRGFEVLREISHNHPGQNILIVSHGALIGRCLKELVPDAYKNEPLQNTSISTIYANAAGGWSCEKFNCALHLSGVADEVEAK, from the coding sequence ATGACAAGAATCGGTTGGATCAGGCATGGCGTCACGCAGTGGAATATCGAGGGGAGAGCGCAGGGCTCTACGGATATTCCGCTGAATGAGGAGGGCAAGCGGCAAGCGGCAGTTTTGGCTGAGCGGCTGAGCAAGGAGGAATGGCATCATATTTACTCCAGTGATCTGCAGCGGGCGCTTGTGACAGCAGAGACGGTAGCGGCGCGCCTGGGCGGCGGCATGGCGGTCAAGCAGGATGAGCGGCTGCGGGAAATGGGAGGCGGCCTTCTGGAAGGCATGACGGAAGCGGAGCGTATTCTGAAGTGGGGAGCCGACTGGCGCAAAGTGGATTGGCAGGGTGAAAGCCATGAATCCGTTATAGGCCGCGGTTTCGAGGTGCTGAGGGAGATTTCTCATAACCATCCGGGTCAAAATATACTTATTGTTAGCCACGGAGCGCTCATCGGCCGCTGCTTGAAGGAGCTTGTGCCGGACGCTTATAAGAACGAGCCGCTTCAAAACACGTCCATCTCGACGATTTATGCGAATGCGGCAGGTGGCTGGTCCTGTGAAAAGTTTAATTGTGCGCTGCATTTGAGCGGCGTGGCTGATGAAGTAGAGGCGAAATGA